The DNA segment CATTAACTCGATGGAGAAGTTGTCAGTCAACTGTCACTCAAACGGAGAGACGGAGGTCGGATCTGCCTTCTGTCGACTGGCAGACTTTTCTAAAGAGCTCCTCTCTCCCATGAAGAACCTGGTGAGTCATTAGTGACAGCAGTATGATGTcgcagaggtcaaaggtcacaacACAAGCTCTCGGTTTGTTACACCTTAGTCAGCTCAAGCAAAACATCTGATCTGGTTCTCAACTGGTCCACTGAAAATCGTTTAATTTAACCCTATGATTAGGTCTCGCCAATCTTCCATTGCAAAAACATTCAATTAAGATTCATTCTTCCACTCCAAATCTGAGAAACCCTCTAAGTGAactttttaatggttttaacaAACTTCAAGTGGGAAAACTTGTGATTAAAAGAAACTGTTGGTTCTTAACTGATTCCAAACTCAAACTGACTGAAATTAAAAAGGTGTTGTCTTAGGGCAATCCTTGGATCAAAAACCTATTACTGATGAAACTGGTCCATTCCAAACTTCACTTCAAACTCCAAATCCCTCCTGATTAGAAATGTGATTACAAACTGAGAATTCGTCTCATTTAAAAACTCTGAATACTTCACTGGTCCATTGTAAACTCAGCTCTTAACTAAAAACCTCTCTAACCTGTTATATTACCTCTCAACAGGTAATATCAAACTTCCATTGCACACAAAACTTCCATTGAAAAAAACCTTTGTTAATTAGCTGGATTTGAACTCGTCTCCTCCAGACTCCACTGAGAAACCCTCTGAttgaaaattatgaaaaatattATCACTTAACTGGACCATTCCAAACTCTATTGAAGAAAACCAGTTGGGTCTGGTCCTTTCCACGCTATAATTgggaaaacatttgatttaaaaacaatttattgtacttatttttaaGTTTCTTAAGTTTATTTAATTGTGTGATTCAAGTGGATGTCcaaccttttaaaaataatggtCAGTAGACCATAGATCCACCATAGAtgacttgtttgtgtgtctgtgtgtgtgtagttaaaGAGTATGCTCCACAACATCAACTTCTTCCTGGACTCACTGGTTAAAGGAGACCTGAGAGAGGTGAAGGGGGTGAGGACCTTTTATCTATACGTACTGATTCATGCTTCTGTGTTTCATTCTGTTTAGAGGAGAAATTGCTCATCTTCAGAAGCAGGAATGTGTTCAGTTAAAGttaatgacaataattaaaGTGTTTACAGCCTCATGAGTCTGTACAGTCTCTCTGACTGCCTCTGTCTTTATCTTTGTAGGATCTGAAGAAGCCTTTTGACAGAGCGTGGAGGGACTATGAGAGCAGATTGTAAGTGAAGATCACACTGAATTATCTTTTACCACAACACTGGTGCCATTCTCCATTAGCATTACTCTCTGTCATGTCCTTTTTGGTGGTCCTGTGCTACTAGTGTACTAGTGATACATTCAGAGTTAAATGTTGAAAGAGCAGGCATacatacatttgttttcatggtAAAACTATGTGGAGTATTTGTAATAAGTGGATTCAAATAAAGCCTTcgaatgtgtgtttgcagtaagCAGGTtgaaaaggagaagagggagtTAGCTCGTCAGTATGGGATGGTGAGGAGTGAGGTGAGCGGGGGAGAGATCGCTGAGGAGCTTGAGAAGGAGAGACGCTCCTTCCAACTGAGCATGTGTGAGGTCAGTCACTTCatcttatttcttcttcttcttcttcttcttcttcttcttcttcttcttcttcttcttcttcttcttcttcttcttcttcttcttcttctctttcctcctgacCCTCTCCAAACATGCAGCCATCTCTCTGTCCAATAAATacacttcctccctctctcagtaTCTGATTAAGGTCAACgagataaagacaaagagaggagtcGATCTGCTGCAGAACCTCATCAAACACTACCACAGCCACAACAAGTAAgaactcacacacatgcaaacacacacacacacacacacacacacacacagacaagcctAAATGCTGTAAACTGACAtggttgtattttttatgtgtgtgtagtttccTGCAGGAGTGCGTTTCCACCACGCAGAGGTTGAAGCAGTACATGGAGGAGCTGAATGGAGTCCTGACAACGGTAAAACAACAAGTAACAGTCGTACACTTTAATGTCACGACTGTAATGAACAGTGTACCCAATGGGGAGCGCAAGTAGACTAATGgtgatttattttgacaaagATTTGAAGTTTAGCTGTCGTCTGTGTGTTGACAGGTGAAGCAGCgtcaggaggaagagaagaggcaACTCGTGTCTCTCAGAGATCAGCTGAGACCGGTCGTtcacacagagcaggtcagaGACACAAACGCTGACACGAACTAACGTTAAAACACTGTTCAGCAGGTgatcaacgtgtgtgtgtgtgtgtgtgtgtgtgtgtaggagtctTTACCTAAGCAGGTGTACAGTATGCATCAGCTGCTGGGAGACAAACAGTATGGAACAGAAAGGACAGGATTTCTCTACAAGAAGAGTGACGGGTacaaaatcaacacacacactaacatacacactGAAATACTGAGCATCAGTGTTAagagtaactgtgtgtgtgtttgtgtttcaggttgaGGAAAATGTGGCAGAAGAGAAAATGTTCAGTGCACAACTGTTACCTGACCATCGCCCACGCTACTGTaagctcacctgtgtgtgtgtgtgtgtgtgtgtgtgtgtgtgtgtgtgtgtgtgtgtgtgtgcgtgcgtgcgtgcgtgtgtgtgtgattagctCGTACAATAAGTTAAGGTGCAGGACAaaacatgtgttcatgtttgtagGTTGAAGACTAATGAGGGTTGTTGTAGCTGTCTGACTCATAGTTTGACCGTCTGCTCTGCTGACTTTGCAGCTTCATGCAAGATTTGATTTGCTGTATAAGTTCTCCATCTATGTGTATGGAAGGCAATatatcatgaaaacaaaaaatataaaatattaatttctcCTTTTGGTTGTCTTcaagacagacaaaacacaggaCACAGTGATTTGCAGAGCTGTAGCAGACAAAGGAAGCTGTTTAGTTTCATATTATCATGGAATCAAACCCTGTTTTTATCCTTTAAAATGTCTATTCAATGTATTTCTATTCAGTTTAATTGGTTACTCTAAATTGGCCATAggtgagtggttgtttgtctctatgtgtcagctctctgatgaactggcgacttgtccagtgTGCACCCCGCCTCTCGTCCAATGTCAGCTTGGATTAGCTCCAGCCCcgatgaccctgatgaggataagcagttatggaaaatggatgattGATACCGATcaccccctcttctctctctctctgtcagcctaATAAACCTCCAACCAGACTCAACCTGCTTACCTGTCAAGTTAAACCGAGTGTGGAGGACAAGAAATGCTTCGACCTCATCTCTCGtaagacatacacacacacaggaatgtgATGCagttagaaaataataaaaactaaagttaGACGTCAGTGCAGTTTCCTGACATCCTAGAACAAAGTATACTATATTCTGTATAcagattattatatatttgcataataaatttattcaaacatgatgtgaaaatatgtataagtgtatgtataatataaaacaagTAAATAATAGTATAGTACATAATATTAGTTGATAGTGATTATAAACATGATTGTGAAGAGATAAtactgtcaggccggactcaaaacaggcgcagaggtgtcaatgatcttttttattgaaataacagaaaCCCCTCGACCAAGTGAGGCTATGGTAGGCTATGAAAACAGGCAAAAAActagggaaaacaaaaatcactccaacggaggaaaaactctaaactcCTTTATGAAAaggttatcaaaatcaaaatcactcaccaagaggaaaaacaacaggctgcaaaacattaactgaaaacGCTACAACATAAAACACTAGGAAACAAAAAAGCTAGACTAAGAatttacaacagaaaatcactcaatcgaggaatataaacaaaaaaacagtcgAGCAACAAGGCTATGACTATGAAcggacaaggaaacaaggcttTGGCGATCGATCTGAtgatgaaacactttggcacaggacaaagggagaagcagacaatatactgtatacatgggtaatggggaacaggtggaaacaatcagaccggtgacacatgaggaagggcaagtgacctgaaacgagagggcaggtaaatatcaaaataaaacaggaaataatgagacagaacaaaaacccagcttgacctcaccgcggtgtgacaaatacaaaacaaattgtTTGTATGATTGTACACAGCACTGTAAACACCCATGTTACAtcatcatataatatatatacaaactGTTCTTATATCATAGTCAGTCATTTACTCATACgtatattttaaacattgtaAAGTTCTATATTTAGCTAATATCCAACATAGTTGTCAACTCATTACACTGACATACACCATAAGTGTCCAATTATACTATTATAATTGTCCTGTTACTAAAAGTTAAGCCACACTTTCCAGCCATTGAGAATCCAGACTTTTAAGTGGCCACAGTATCAGTGCATGAAACACAATCACATGtgttaatatataatttaacacacactttgtcctcCAGATAATCGGACCTATCACTTTCTGGCTGAGGATGAAGCTGAGTGTGTGGCGTGAGTCAAGCATAAACTTTATTCTGAGGAGCTGTTGATGCTGGTATCATCCTGTATTTATGTTGATCGTCATcaaatatgttgtgtgtgtttgtgtatatctgtgtgtgtgtgtgtgtgtgttcagctggaTCTCGGTGCTCAGTAACAGTAAGCAGGAGGCTCTGAATGTGGCTCTGGacggaggggggagaggaggtggaggaggaagtggggAGAGCAGCGTGGAGGATCTGACCCGGGCCATCACTGATGACATCAAACGGATGCCTGGAAACAACAACTGCTGTGACTGCGGAGCTCCAGgtctctgtcagtcagtcagatttaatcaatcaatcaatcaatcaatcaatcaatcaatgcaTCTCGTCTGCTTTCTCATTCCACCTCATCTCCactaatgtttttctttatttaatgtgtttttgtgtcattaaGATGAAGATTCAAGGGAGACCTGAGAACAAAAACCTTTGCAGTTTCAGGCTCATCAGTAACTTTGAAAAATTGTTGCCCAGCTGAAAACCAGACACCAGCTTTTCGTCACTGAAATTAAATCTGGTTGCCATTTTTAGTTGCCTTACATTTTGAGTAATTAGGAAATTGTTCAGTTATATGTCAGCTTCATTATAATAACATGTAAAAGCATAAAGGTTTATTACAGAACCAATTGAAAAATTAATTGTTCAAAGAGTTGATGAAATTCCTAGACTTGTGATGTTTTGACGAATTTTCTCTTAAACAAGGAAGCAGGACTTTTAAGAAGTTTAAAAGTTTCTAAGCAGatgagaaaatgtcagaaagacaaagagatagAAATATTCTCCAAATGCTGAATGACCGTGAGTTAATGAAATGCTACAGATCAGATCATGGAGGGATAATGTTTAAGGTCCATCTCATTCAGGATGTGCTGCCATCTTCCACCCGCCAAAAATGAAAGTGATCACAGCATTAAGATATTTACAGCTGTGATGATTTTTGTGAGTCACAATCTCCCAACAGCAGATCACACAAACAAGAACAGCCACGGTCCAGTCTCATATTGTGTCGCAGTTCATATCATTTCCACTGGATGTTCACACACATTTGCAGGTTCATAAACAGGAATTCATTAATTAtcataaatatcaaataaataaaatactagGATGAATAGGCTGCCGCACAAGTAGGCATGTGTTTTCAGACTATATGACTACAGAGATGttaattacataaaatattGTTCATGATTACACGATGTGTTAACAGAAACTAAACTATATACCCATCATCACTCAGAgggcatttttgtttgtttatcagttttatacgttttttttatgaaatttgGTTGGATGGTGAATTAGACTTTCTTCTTTGgcctgacaaactcagaacacacatttattattactttacatggacttaaAGGTCAACTTTGAATAAGTGGTTGCCGGTGTTGGGATGATGGGAAATGTTGAGTCTCTATAAAtcatattataaagagtacagtatGGACCTGCTTCATATGGAAAGTgccatgagataacttctgttatgatttggcactatacaaataaaatttaactgAATTGGCAAGAGTCTAATAAACATCAGATATCAAGTGGGAATGATTACAGGATTTTTCTGTTAATCATTGGACAGATAATGAAACTTATTTGATAATAAATTAACTGCTGAAGGCTCTGTGAGACTGGTGACTGGTTATTCACTATTTTCTCATCTCATATCTCATAAaccaaatgattaatcatttaataataaaactaattgTTACTTACAGCCAtgattagattaaaaaaatgtctattgCTACTTTACTACTCGCCAGTGAAACTCATCTCTTGGATGTGGCAATGACCGTAAACTTTaattatctctctttctctctgtctctgtagatCCTGGATGGCTTTCAACCAACCTTGGTATCCTGACCTGTATCGAGTGTTCGGGGATCCACAGGGAGATGGGAGTCCATGTCTCCAGGATCCAGTCTCTCAGTCTAGACAGTCTAGGAACTTCAGACCTGCTGGTAGGTCTTGCCTGTTGGCGAACATGCTAATCCATCTGTCGTCCATGCTATCAGTCAGTACTTTTGTCAGATTTAAGTAAATTTAGATGTCTACCAGAGAATTTAaagctctgtgattggatgtTTCTTAGTGAAATGCACCTTGGGAGTCATAGTTTATAATTTATATTCTTCCATAGATAAACTTGAATTTTTATCCAAGAAACAGATATTTTCTAAAACAGTTGGCCATGTTTTGTACTTTACATCCAAGCTGTGAAAGTCACCTTAAACGGTCTTGAAACGAGGGCTGCCCCCTAAAACTCGATGATTATAGTCATCAGTCAAGACCCCGAATCGACACAGACAAACGGTGGTACAACCTCCTCTACTGCTGCCCACTGTGATTGACTCTTCCTCTGACAGTGCTGTCAGGCAGGGGAGATGCTTAACTAAAGCCAGCTGATGAAAGACAAGATGGATTGGTGTTGGATTCTTGTTAGCTAACAAGATACAACATTAAATCAGACAGCTTTGAAATGGATTTCAGTTAGATCTGACACTTAGCTTCaaactttttctgtcttctctctcccaGTTGGCCAGGAATGTTGGTAACTCTGGTTTTAATGAAATACTGGAGGCAAACCTGCTGAGTCCGTCGCTGAAGCCGTCCCAACACAGCCACatgtaagacacacacagaaaaacaaaaacagctgtttcaCTTTAGTgaaaaattgttttaattatcaTGAATcttaaactatatatttttggtgtgtgtgtgtgtgtgcacagggcGGAGCGTAAAGACTTCATCCTATCAAAGTATCAGGACATTCATTTTGTGAGGCGGAGCCACAACTCCACTGCAGCGCTGCGACTCAGCCTGCAGGAGGCGACCAAGAGCTGCGACATCTACAGTCTGATACAGCTGTACGCTCAGAGGACGGAGCTGAGCCAGCCGCTGCACTCACACATACAGGTATATTACAAATACAGGTACATACAGGTATACTACAAATACAGGTATATACTCACAGgtatacacacagatacacaaaggTTCATACAGGTACACATATGCAAgtgtacacacaggtacacacagatacacaaaggTACATTtaggtacacacacatgaacagataaacacacatgctcagCAGTGTGTTTCCATCTCCTTACCAACAGGAGAAAGGTGAGACGGCGCTGCATTTAGCCGTCCTATTGGCTGACCGGACATCGCTGCACATCCTTGACTTCCTGGCTCAGAACTGGTCAGTCTGCTCCTGACAGTGTTTATGAATGATTtcatctgagtgtgtgttaatgtgcacacctgtgtgtttaactgtgtgtgtgtgttttgttgtttttcttcagctctAACGTTGATGTGCAGACATCATCAGGAAACACGGCGCTGCACTACAGCTGTCTGCACAACAAGACCGACTGTGTGAGACTGCTGCTGAGAGCCAgggccaacacacacatcagtaatacatgcacacacacacacacacacacacacacacacacacacacacacacacacacacgcatgcacacacacacatgtttgtaCACTGTGCTGACCCTCACTGATgctcccctttttcttttctttttaaataaggacttttttaaagtgaggacatttttaCAAGGTtatggcttaaaaaaaaaaaacatttttagaaagtgacaatatttgaaaaaacaaaacattttataaaaagtGAGATaaagtttttccatttttagtaaatagggatttttattttttatttttggtaagTTTAAGCTGTTCTACAAAAATATCTCTCacaaatgtactgtacacaacacacacatacttgtcCTGTGGATAATCATGACAGCAGAGAGcatgtttgtaatattttaacTGTCTGTGTGAACAGAGAACGAGTTAGGAGAGAGCGCTCTGGACGTGAGCCGCAGGTTGAAACACGGCCACTGTGAGGCGCTGGTGAGGTCATAGTTACACTTCCTCTACATGTGACTAACGGCGTCAACATTACACTACCTGTAactgcgtgtgtttgtgcagctgcagcaggcccAGTCCAATCAGTTTGACCATCACGTCCATGTGGAGTATGAGTGGAGGCTTCGTCACGATGATCTCTACGACAGTGATGATGACTTTGACGACAAGGTAACCTTGGCAACCAACAGCTCTGTTCACAACACAGCTCTACCATAACATTAAATGTTCTTACCGAAATCTTAAACTAACTAACTTCACTCATCTGCTGTTTCAGAACGGTCCGGTTAAGAAGGAGCgcttctcctcttcctcgtcgtcctccttcacttcctccttctccttctcctcccgtCCCTTCAGCTTCAATCagtccgcctcctcctccatcaccccaGCCTCctctggagcagctggaggaggtcTGCTCAGTGTGGGGAGGAGGCTCGCTATGGCTATGGAGCTCCACAGCCGACCCACTAGCTCTGcctccagccctcctcctcctcccccgtcCTCCCCTGCACCTCCACTGCCGCCGAGAGTCAAAGGTGAgcacagatttttattgttacaCCTGTAATGTTTCTAGAcatttgtcaaataaaagcttttattataataattgcAGAAATAATAGACAGCATGAACAAATAAAGGCCAGTCTTTATTAAAGGCTTGGTGGAAACACTCGGAAGGTTGGATTTACATAAAGAATTCAGTATAACGTACATTTCCATAGCATTAAtctcatcagaatcagaaaacaGGGAGACTTCTTACTCAAACATTTCTACTTTCTGTCATCCTCCAGTTCCCAatgtccctcctcctccacctcctggggaggaagacgaggaggatgaGGGGGAAGTCTTCTTCCccatgacaggaaacagaaagtcAACCCCTCCTCCCATCGCCGTCCGACACAAGAGGAGCTGCTCTGAGTCCAGCCAGCATGGTAACATCTGCGAGACACGCTGCAATTAATATGTCAGAGTGATACTGTGTTATTAActctgtgtgcgtgcgtgtgtgtgtgtttgtgtagattACGGGTTGCCGACCAGTCCCAGGATCTACAGTGGCCCAGACTCTTCCTttaagaagtgtgtgtgagtatctGAGACACAGTTatactgaatttaaatgtagatttacaatattttttattacaataaatacatcCAAGTGAACAAGGCTTCTGATTGGATCTCAGTGTCATGATGTCACTACAGCATCATGGTGGTGATCACACTGGATGCAGTAGTTTATTCTCATCAGTGTGTGTAGTGAGACTACTGACCTCTAGTGGACTAAAGCTGAATTACactcccttctccttctcccgaacccccgtctgtctgtctgtctgcctgcatgtgtgcctgtctgtctgcctttctgtctccAGGCCAGCCT comes from the Larimichthys crocea isolate SSNF chromosome VI, L_crocea_2.0, whole genome shotgun sequence genome and includes:
- the unm_sa1614 gene encoding arf-GAP with SH3 domain, ANK repeat and PH domain-containing protein 2, with product MPECVSVSDFLQEVQEDWSSPTTSSFTSKMISCRNTVYLLEEVLDSDRLVLQKMKKAAKAKYTSGQDHVSHLEQYINSMEKLSVNCHSNGETEVGSAFCRLADFSKELLSPMKNLLKSMLHNINFFLDSLVKGDLREVKGDLKKPFDRAWRDYESRFKQVEKEKRELARQYGMVRSEVSGGEIAEELEKERRSFQLSMCEYLIKVNEIKTKRGVDLLQNLIKHYHSHNNFLQECVSTTQRLKQYMEELNGVLTTVKQRQEEEKRQLVSLRDQLRPVVHTEQESLPKQVYSMHQLLGDKQYGTERTGFLYKKSDGLRKMWQKRKCSVHNCYLTIAHATPNKPPTRLNLLTCQVKPSVEDKKCFDLISHNRTYHFLAEDEAECVAWISVLSNSKQEALNVALDGGGRGGGGGSGESSVEDLTRAITDDIKRMPGNNNCCDCGAPDPGWLSTNLGILTCIECSGIHREMGVHVSRIQSLSLDSLGTSDLLLARNVGNSGFNEILEANLLSPSLKPSQHSHMAERKDFILSKYQDIHFVRRSHNSTAALRLSLQEATKSCDIYSLIQLYAQRTELSQPLHSHIQEKGETALHLAVLLADRTSLHILDFLAQNCSNVDVQTSSGNTALHYSCLHNKTDCVRLLLRARANTHIKNELGESALDVSRRLKHGHCEALLQQAQSNQFDHHVHVEYEWRLRHDDLYDSDDDFDDKNGPVKKERFSSSSSSSFTSSFSFSSRPFSFNQSASSSITPASSGAAGGGLLSVGRRLAMAMELHSRPTSSASSPPPPPPSSPAPPLPPRVKVPNVPPPPPPGEEDEEDEGEVFFPMTGNRKSTPPPIAVRHKRSCSESSQHDYGLPTSPRIYSGPDSSFKKCVPASPLSSLAERPDRGFRRADSDGSSSNSMHPDGKAPPNGSPTNQRSQSFENDKRGPAPQPLPRRSLPRGATSRRVEALYDCQADHHDELSFSEGQVLVVLGQEDSDWWHGYIEGEPDQRGLFPSSFVQLLLD